In Ignavibacteria bacterium, the sequence CAAAAATCAGCCTTCATTAACAGCAGAAGAAAAGAAACATATTCTATATAAGTTAATTCAGGCGGAAAATTTTGAAAAATTTGTTGATAAAAAGTACATAGGGCATAAAAGATTTTCACTCGAAGGCTCCGAAACAATTATTCCTGTTCTTGATATGCTGCTGAGCCTTGCAGCTGCCGAAAAAGTGGATGAAGTTGTTCTGGGTATGGCTCATCGAGGCAGGCTAAACGTTCTTGCTAATATAATCGGCAAGAATATGCAGGAAATATTTTCTGAATTTGAGGATATTTCAGATGTTGATTCAGTTGAAGGCTCAGGTGATGTTAAATACCATCTTGGTTCCTCAGGTGTATATGAAACAATGTACGGGGATGATATCAATGTATCAGTTGCATCCAACCCAAGCCACCTTGAATTTGTAAACCCGGTAGTGGAAGGCATTGTACGCGCTAAGCAGCAGATGATGAATGATTCGCTTAAAAACAAATACATTCCGGTTCTGCTTCATGGTGATGCAGCAATTGCAGGTGAAGGTATTGTAGCAGAAACATTAAACTTATCACAGCTTAAAGGTTACAGCACCGGTGGAACCATTCATATAATTATCAATAACCAGATCGGTTTCACAACCAGTCCGGTTGATGCAAGATCAACAGTATATGCATCAGATGTTGCGAAGATGGTACAGGCTCCGATTTTTCATGTAAACGGTGATGACCCTGAAGCCACAATTCTGGTAACTAAGCTTGCCTATGAATACCGGATGATGTTTCATAAGGATGTTGTAATTGATGTTTACAGCTTCCGCAGGTTAGGGCATAATGAATCAGATGAACCGGCTTTTACACAGCCTGTTCTTTATAAAGCTATCAGAAATCATCCTACGGTAAAAAACATTTACCAGGAAAAGCTTTTAAATGAAAAAGTGACTGATACATCAGAGATCCAGAAAATGGAAACCGAGATATATGATATAATGGATAAGGGATATACGAAGGCACATGAAAGGGAAATGCTGTTTAAGGCTGATACTCCCATCAGGTTAACTGATGAACAGATAAAGATCCTTCGTTCAAACCAGCTTCCTGAGATCACAATGAATGATCTGAACAGAATTGTGGAAACTATAACCACTTTACCTGCTGATTTTCATTTACATCCAAAACTGAGAAAGTTCATTGAATCAAGAAGGGAGTTTCTAAACGGTGATACAAAGATAGACTGGTCATTTGCTGAAGCACTTGCTTTCGGCACCTTACTGCTTGAAGGAATACCTGTAAGACTGAGCGGCCAGGATAGCGCAAGAGGAACATTTTCACAAAGACATATTGTGCTTACTGATATGGAATCAGAAGAGGAAGTAATTCTTCACAATAATATAGCCCCTGATAAAGCGAAAATAGAGCCACTGGACAGCCTGCTTTCAGAAGCGGCAGTTCTTGGTTTTGAATTCGGATACAGCACTGCAGATCCGCTTTCACTTGTATTATGGGAGGCACAGTTCGGGGATTTTGCAAATGCCGGCCAGGTTATTATAGATAACTTTATTGCCGCTTCACAGGATAAATGGAACCTGCCGAGCAATATTGCAATGCTGCTTCCTCATGGTCAGGAAGGACAAGGCCCGGAACATTCAAGTGCAAGGCTGGAAAGATTTTTAACTTTGTGTGCTGATGATAACATGACCATTTGCAATCCTTCAACTCCGGCGCAGTATTATTATTTGCTGCGCTCCCAGGGTAAATATAATAACAGGCGCCCGCTGGTGATAATGACACCAAAAAGCCTGCTGAGACTTCCTGAGGCAAGATCTGACAAAAATGAATTTATCGGCGGTAAATACCGCTTAGTGATAGATGATAACACAGTTACGAACAAATCTGATATCAGGCGTGTAATACTGACAAGCGGAAAATTCTATTATGATCTGGCTAAATATAAGAAAGAGAATAACATTTCGCATATAGCAATTGTAAGAGTGGAAAGGTATTATCCATATCCATCAGAAGAAATAAAAGCTATCCTGAAAACTTATACCAATGCCACAGAAGTTTTCTGGGCTCAGGAAGAACCACATAATATGGGAGCTTTGATCTTCATGTCATACAGGCTGAAGAGGGACCTAAGAGAACTTGGGAGTAAAATGACATTATACGGCGTCAGCAGGGATGAAAGCCCGGCTCCAGCCCCAGGCTCAAACTCTATATTTAATCAAACCCAGAAAAGACTTCTTGCAGAAGCATTTTCAGAGATAAAAGAAGTTGTAGATGTAAAGTAGTTAAACATTATAATATAGATAATTAGAAAGGAAAACTCATAGGGTTTTCCTTTTTTTATCTCTATGAGTCATTAAATATTATGATTGTTATCCTGTTGGTATGCTGATTAATGTTAATAATTATGTTTATTAACCGATTAAGTCATATAACCTGTTTCGTTATTTACTAACGCTAATTAAAGCATTATTTTAGTATTGCAATTGTAGTTAAACTTAACAACCTTTACTTCTATAGAGGTAACAAATATGGAAACAGATCTAACAAAATTCAAAAAGAACAGTAACGTGTTTATTGCCGGAACAATAACCATTTTTCTTGTGATCGTAATTATTGGATTCATTTTCGGTTAATAAATTGTGATCGCATGTATCCGGCAAAAAAGAATTCTGCTGTCTGAAACAGGGCAGCAGAATTCATTTTTTTACAGACAAATTTAACCCTAACAATATTATAATTATACATATTAAATTCAATATAACTGTTTAAGGTGATTGTCCTTTGAACATTCAAATATTAATTTGATTTCAGAGAATTATACTAATAATAACTAATTTCAGAGGAGAAATTCAGTACAATGAACACGAAACAAATTAATGACAAAATCACAAATCAGCAAATGACTGAAGTTACAAAAAGCAGCAACATGTATATCGGCACAACAATAGTAATTATGCTTGCAATCATAGTTATTGGATTTGTATTCGGTTAAGAGTGTTTTAATATACTTTTTTATAAGGCTCTGTTCTTGAGAACAGGGCTTTTTTTATGGAATATAATTATCCTCGATTTTCTCAATTAGATTGATTATTTTTGTTTTTTACTACATTTCGGGGTGTGGCTCAGCCCGGTTAGAGCGCCTGGTTCGGGACCAGGAGGCCGGAGGTTCGAATCCTCTCACCCCGACTTGAAGTTTTACACTTACATATTACAATCAGAAATATCAGGAAAACTCTATATTGGTCAAACTAATGACCTTGAAGACCGTCTATTCCGCCATAATTCAAACCTGTCCTTAAGTACCAAAAATAAAGGCCCATGGAAACTTATTTTCAGTAAAGAGTTCAGTTCAAGAAGTGAAGCTGTATTACTGGAAATGAAGCTTAAATCTTTTAAAAATACTTCCAGAATTCTGAGATGGATTGAATTAAACGCAGGTTAGAGCGTCCCGACACTACGTGTCGGGAAGGCCGGAGGTTCGAATCCTCTCACCCCGACTTGAAGTTTTACACTTACATATTACAATCAGAAATATCGGGAAAACTCTATATTGGTCAAACTAATGACCTTGAAGACCGTTTGATACGTCATAATTCAAACCAGTCCTTAAGTACCAAAAATAATGGCCCAGCGTCCCTACACTTCGTGTCGGGGGGAAAGCCGTCCCGATAAAGCGGAATCTCCTGACAATTTTGTATAATAAAACAACAAAGGCTGTCATTTTTAAATGACAGCCTTTTTCATTCTAACAAAGAAAATTGCTTTATAACTCTATTGAAACGGCATCAGAATCTTTTTCACCACTTGCACCTGCAAGATAGACCAAAACTTCATTATTATTTTCACCATACACTATTATATAACCATATTCAGCAGAAACCTGGTGAATAATATTCATTTCATTCTTTTTCAGTTTATTTCCAAATTCATATTTATCGCCATTTCCTGAAATCAGTTCAGTGTTTTTTACCCATACTTCATTTTCTGCTGTAAGAATAATACTTTCCCCGAAAAATCTCTCCGAAAAACCATCTGCATTAATATCAATTACTAAATTTTTATATACAGGTGAATGTTTAATTACAGAATATTTCACAAAGTTACCTGAACCAGTACCATTATTTTGCTGAGCTAAAATAATTCCTGAAAACAGAATAAAAGTTAATATGTATTTCATAACAAATCCTCCTTAATGATTACTCATAAAAAACTCAAATTTTATGCCAAATTTTTATTTCATTTATAACATACTTTTGAGAATAAATATAAAATACAATATGACATTTATGACATAAGATTGACAAATCAAATAATATAAAAGCCTGTTTATTTTTCAAAAAGGTGAATAATTGAATTTAAAAATTGGCATAGTATTTGAGTAATCTATAATAGCATAATGTAAAAGGAGAAATAACATGATTAAAATGAAACTTTCATTATTCATAGTATTTATATTCACTACATTTTTAACCAATTCACAAAGCGGATTCGACTCAAAATTTGTAAATCAGTCGGTTCCGGATAGAATGTCACCGGGTCAGAAATACAATTTAATAATTACATTTCAAAACTCAGGAAGTATTGCATGGGCTCCGGGGGAAGTAAGATTAAAATTATACTCCAATGAAGATTCCAAAACACCTGTATGGGCAGTATCAGAGCTTGATCTGGTAAAAACCATTGAGTCAGAAAATACTGCTACATTTGAAATTACTGTGACAGCACCCAATACTGAAGGTGTATATAAATTCAGCTCACAGCTTACAAATTCAGCGGGAATTTTCGGAGAGATCAGTAAACCGCTGGAAATTTCAGTAAGCAGAGAAGTAACTTTTAATGATGCATTGAACAGCAGCGCATTTGTTGAACAAACTGTCCCGGCTGTAATGGAAGCAGGGAAATCTTACAAAGTAATGGTAAGCTACACTAATACAGGCAAAACTACCTGGGAAAAAGGAAATTACAGGCTGATTATGCTTGATGCGGCAGGTAATCCTTTATCGGGAAACTTCTGGAATACTTATTCTGTGAGCCTTGATGAATCAATTGCCCCCGGAGGTTCGAAAGTATTCAACTTTGATATCATTCCGTTTGCCCCTGGATCATATACAGTTCAGTGGCGAATGGCGGCAGGAGATAAAGGACTATTTGGAGATGTTTCAAATCCGGCAGTTATAACGGTATCACCTGTTCCTGAAATAAAAAATGAAGGTAAAAGCGGTAAACAATAAAAATATAAATATTAATAAGGAGAAAACATCATGCTTTGGACAATTGCAATAATATTACTGGTACTTTGGCTTCTTGGAATGGTAAGCTCATATACCATGGGCGGATTTATACATATTCTTATAGTTCTCGCTGTAGTAGCTGTATTGATAAGGCTGATCCAGGGAAGAAACCCGGTAGCTTAACCGATAATCCATGTATAAATGAAACCAGAATCCGGAAAGACTGAATCAATTTGGATGGGGACATTTGATGTCCCCATATTTAATTCATTGAAAAATGATACTAATGCTGATGTATGTATAATAGGTGCAGGAATTACAGGACTAACCTGCGCGTATATGCTGATGAAGTCAGGTAAAAGTGTGATAGTTGTTGATGACGGCAATATCGGAGGAGGTGAATCTTCAAGAACCACTGCGCATATTACAAATGTAATTGATGACCGTTATTACATTATCGAAAGGCTTCACGGAGAAAATGTATCACGTCTTGCTGCTGAAAGCCAGACCGCTGCAATTAACCTTATTGAAAAAATTATTACTGAAAATAAAATTGAATGCGATTTTACCCGCCTGAACGGTTATTTAATATTTAAACCGGAAGAAAGGGCTGGAGTTCTGGAAAGAGAATATGATGCCTGCCAAAGGGCCGGTCTGAATGTTAATATTGCCCCGCAGCCGCCAATTAGTTCGCTGGGAGACTATCCTTGTCTTGAATTCCCGGGACAGGCTGAATTTCATATGCTGAAATACCTTTCGGCGATTGCTGAAATTATCACTTCAAACGGCGGAAGAATTTTTACAAATATACATATAAATAAAATTACTGATGGCTCCCCGGCATCTGCTGAGACAAAAAATAAAATTAAAATTACTGCAAAAGATATTATAGTCGCAACAAACAGCCCGGTCAGCGATTATGTAGCTATACATACCAAGCAGGCTTCATACAGAACCTATGTGATAGGAGTAAGAATACCCAAAGATTCAGTACCTCATGCCTTGTATTGGGATAACGAAGATCCTTATCATTACATAAGGATTTACAAACAGCATAAAAATGATATTCTAATAGTCGGCGGTGAAGATCATAAAACAGGCCAGGAAGATGAACCTGAAAAGCGGTTCCAGGAACTGATAAAATGGACAAGTGAAAGATTTCCAATGGCTGAACATATTGAATATAAATGGTCAGGCCAGGTAATTGAGCCATTTGACGGTTTAAGCTTTATTGGCAAAGACCCTGAAAACAGCGAGCATGTTTATATAGCAACCGGTGACTCAGGTATGGGAATTACACACGCTTCATTTGCAGCTATACTTCTGGATGACATGATAAACGGGAGGCAAAATGATTGGGCTGATATATATGACCCCAAACGTATCACTTTAAAAGCGGCTCCTGAATTCGTCAGGGAAGGTTTTAACACTGCTATCCAGTACATTGATATTATCACGCCGCCAGAATATTCAGATGAAAGTGAGATCCCTTACGGAACCGGCGCTGTTTTAAGCTTCGGAAAAGATAAATATGCGGTTTATAAGGATCATAACGGAAAGATATATAAATTTTCAGCTCTTTGCCCGCATTTGAAATGTGTGGTAGAATGGAATAAAACCGAAAAAACATGGGATTGCCCGTGTCATGGGTCACGTTTTGAGGCCACCGGAAAGGTAATAAACGGACCGGCATTAACAGACTTAAAACCAATAAAATGAAAATATGAAAGCATTATGGAAAGGCTCGATCAGTTTCGGGCTGGTAAATATTCCCGTTAAACTTTATTCAGCATCACAAAGCCATACTCTGGATCTTGATATGCTGCGCAAGGGTGATCTTTGCCAGGTAAGATTTGCCCGCGTTTGCAGGGATGACGGCAAGGAAATTCCTTATGAAGATATAGTAAAGGGTTATAAATATGAAGAAGGCGACTACGTTGTATTAACTGATAAAGATTTTGAAAATGCCAGTGTAGAAAAATCTCATACTATAGATATACTTCATTTTGTCAATGAAAAGGAAATTGATCCTGTTTACTTTGAAAAACCGTATTTTCTCGAACCGGAAAGATCAGGGATAAAATCATATGCCCTGCTCCGTGAAGCAATAAAGCAGACAAAAAAAGCCGGAATAGGAAGGTTTGTATTGAAAAACCGTGAACATATCGGCTTATTACGCATCTTTGAAGATGTTATTATATTCAACCAGATAAGGTATTATGACGAGATCCGTGATACCGGGGAGTTAACTATACCGACTTCTAAACAGGTGACAAAAAAAGAAATTGAAATGGCAGTTGACCTGGTTAAACAGCTGAGTAAAAAATATAATCCGAAGGAATACAAAGATACTTATGTTGACGAGCTAAAAAAAATAATCACCAAAAAAGCAAAAGGCCAGAAAGTTAAGCCAAAGGGTAAAGAGCCGAAACCAAGCTCTGCAAAAAACTTAATGAAGCTGCTGAAACAAAGCATGAAAAGTAAAGCTGCATAAATAAGGATATCGGATGAGCCTTGGAACTTACAGAAAAAAAAGAAATTTTAAAAAAACAAGTGAACCTGCTGGCAAAAAGAAGAATGCAGGCTCTCAGCTAATTTTTGTAGTGCAAAAACATGATGCCAGCCATTTACATTACGATTTCAGGCTTGAGCTTGAGGGAGTTTTAAAAAGCTGGGCAGTACCCAAAGGACCTTCAATGAATCCAGCAGATAAAAGGCTGGCGATGATGGTCGAAGATCACCCGTTTGATTATAAGGATTTTGAAGGCATTATACCGGAAGGAAATTACGGGGCAGGAGAAGTTATTATTTGGGATACGGGAGTATATTTGCCTGTTGAAGGTGGAGAAGATAAAAAAGAAAATGAAAAGTTATTTAAAAAGGCGTTTTGGAAAGGTGACCTGAAATTTGTTTTGCTTGGAAAGAAACTTAAGGGTGAATTTGCTCTTGTAAATATGAAAAAAGATGAAAAATCATGGCTGCTTATAAAGAAAAAAGATGAATATGCCATGGAAACTGATATACTTAAGAAGAATAAATCAGTTATTAGCGGCAAAACCATAGAACTGCTTAAAAAATCCAATGGCCGCAAAAAAACAGAGAAAAAATAATTTACAAAAAATTCCTTTCCCCGGTGATATAAAGCCAATGCTGGCAACTTTAACAGATAAACCCTTTAACAGCAGAGACTGGATATTCGAGGTAAAATGGGATGGTTACAGGGTTATATCAAAGAAATATAAAAATACTGTCACCTTAACATCCAGAAACCTGGTATCCTTCGATAAACTCTTTCCAACAATAAAGAAAAACCTGGGTTCAATTAAAGGAAATTATGTAATTGACGGAGAAGCTGTAGCACTTGATGATTCAAATAAACCCGATTTCCAAAAAATACAGAACTATAAAAAAACGGGAATTGGTACTATTGTTTATTATGTTTTTGATCTGCTGTGGCTGAACGGATATAATACAGAAACACTTCCTGTAACCGAAAGGAAACAGCTGCTCAAGGAATTGATTCCTGAAACAGATAATATTTTTTACAGTGATCATACTGTTAATGATGGTATAAAATTATTCAATGAAGTAAAAAAACTACAAATTGAAGGCATTATAGCTAAAAAGGCTGATAGTTTATATTATGAAAATACCCGTTCACAAAGCTGGCTTAAAATTAAAACAGAAGAAACCCTTGATGCTGTAATTTGCGGTTATACAGAGCCAAGAGGCAGCAGGAAATATTTCGGAGCATTGATACTTGGTGTTTACAATAAAGGCAGGCTGATATATATAGGTCATACAGGTACCGGCTTTAATTATACAAATCAATTAAGTGTTTTTAATCTTTTGAAAAGATATGAAATTAAGGTAAGCCCGT encodes:
- a CDS encoding multifunctional oxoglutarate decarboxylase/oxoglutarate dehydrogenase thiamine pyrophosphate-binding subunit/dihydrolipoyllysine-residue succinyltransferase subunit, with protein sequence MKLEDLSQEQREKLAEFGVNTWFVMELLENFVNNPNSVGKDWQDLFTGLNIETNGKIHTKNENTNGKSSVQTGTYINYTQPPVSSTPVINMPQPQKGEEAIQIKGVGEKIIENMTSSLTIPIATSFRAIPVKVLEENRLIINNFLKKTGNGKISFTHIIGWAIVKAIKSIPALNNAYTIIEGNPHLLKKNSVNLGLAVDLEKKDGSRSLIVPNIKGADKMNFRQFFDSYNDIINRSRSGKIDISDFQGTTITLTNPGTIGTAASQPRLMVGQGAIIATGALDYPAEYQAVTKDIITMLGISKVMNITSTYDHRIIQGAESGMFLQKMHKLLIGEEGFYETIFSDLNMPVKPVMWKIDNNPENFDGIDNLEEIEKQAKAIQLVNMYRVRGHLLANLDPLKPQAKYHPELDPNTYGFTVWDYDRQFITPRLAGLRTATLREILDILQKTYCENIGVEYMHIQDPKEKLWLQDKMEPIKNQPSLTAEEKKHILYKLIQAENFEKFVDKKYIGHKRFSLEGSETIIPVLDMLLSLAAAEKVDEVVLGMAHRGRLNVLANIIGKNMQEIFSEFEDISDVDSVEGSGDVKYHLGSSGVYETMYGDDINVSVASNPSHLEFVNPVVEGIVRAKQQMMNDSLKNKYIPVLLHGDAAIAGEGIVAETLNLSQLKGYSTGGTIHIIINNQIGFTTSPVDARSTVYASDVAKMVQAPIFHVNGDDPEATILVTKLAYEYRMMFHKDVVIDVYSFRRLGHNESDEPAFTQPVLYKAIRNHPTVKNIYQEKLLNEKVTDTSEIQKMETEIYDIMDKGYTKAHEREMLFKADTPIRLTDEQIKILRSNQLPEITMNDLNRIVETITTLPADFHLHPKLRKFIESRREFLNGDTKIDWSFAEALAFGTLLLEGIPVRLSGQDSARGTFSQRHIVLTDMESEEEVILHNNIAPDKAKIEPLDSLLSEAAVLGFEFGYSTADPLSLVLWEAQFGDFANAGQVIIDNFIAASQDKWNLPSNIAMLLPHGQEGQGPEHSSARLERFLTLCADDNMTICNPSTPAQYYYLLRSQGKYNNRRPLVIMTPKSLLRLPEARSDKNEFIGGKYRLVIDDNTVTNKSDIRRVILTSGKFYYDLAKYKKENNISHIAIVRVERYYPYPSEEIKAILKTYTNATEVFWAQEEPHNMGALIFMSYRLKRDLRELGSKMTLYGVSRDESPAPAPGSNSIFNQTQKRLLAEAFSEIKEVVDVK
- a CDS encoding GIY-YIG nuclease family protein; the protein is MKFYTYILQSEISGKLYIGQTNDLEDRLFRHNSNLSLSTKNKGPWKLIFSKEFSSRSEAVLLEMKLKSFKNTSRILRWIELNAG
- a CDS encoding GIY-YIG nuclease family protein, which translates into the protein MKFYTYILQSEISGKLYIGQTNDLEDRLIRHNSNQSLSTKNNGPASLHFVSGGKPSR
- a CDS encoding lmo0937 family membrane protein, translating into MLWTIAIILLVLWLLGMVSSYTMGGFIHILIVLAVVAVLIRLIQGRNPVA
- a CDS encoding FAD-dependent oxidoreductase; translation: MKPESGKTESIWMGTFDVPIFNSLKNDTNADVCIIGAGITGLTCAYMLMKSGKSVIVVDDGNIGGGESSRTTAHITNVIDDRYYIIERLHGENVSRLAAESQTAAINLIEKIITENKIECDFTRLNGYLIFKPEERAGVLEREYDACQRAGLNVNIAPQPPISSLGDYPCLEFPGQAEFHMLKYLSAIAEIITSNGGRIFTNIHINKITDGSPASAETKNKIKITAKDIIVATNSPVSDYVAIHTKQASYRTYVIGVRIPKDSVPHALYWDNEDPYHYIRIYKQHKNDILIVGGEDHKTGQEDEPEKRFQELIKWTSERFPMAEHIEYKWSGQVIEPFDGLSFIGKDPENSEHVYIATGDSGMGITHASFAAILLDDMINGRQNDWADIYDPKRITLKAAPEFVREGFNTAIQYIDIITPPEYSDESEIPYGTGAVLSFGKDKYAVYKDHNGKIYKFSALCPHLKCVVEWNKTEKTWDCPCHGSRFEATGKVINGPALTDLKPIK
- a CDS encoding Ku protein, with the translated sequence MKALWKGSISFGLVNIPVKLYSASQSHTLDLDMLRKGDLCQVRFARVCRDDGKEIPYEDIVKGYKYEEGDYVVLTDKDFENASVEKSHTIDILHFVNEKEIDPVYFEKPYFLEPERSGIKSYALLREAIKQTKKAGIGRFVLKNREHIGLLRIFEDVIIFNQIRYYDEIRDTGELTIPTSKQVTKKEIEMAVDLVKQLSKKYNPKEYKDTYVDELKKIITKKAKGQKVKPKGKEPKPSSAKNLMKLLKQSMKSKAA
- a CDS encoding 3'-phosphoesterase, yielding MSLGTYRKKRNFKKTSEPAGKKKNAGSQLIFVVQKHDASHLHYDFRLELEGVLKSWAVPKGPSMNPADKRLAMMVEDHPFDYKDFEGIIPEGNYGAGEVIIWDTGVYLPVEGGEDKKENEKLFKKAFWKGDLKFVLLGKKLKGEFALVNMKKDEKSWLLIKKKDEYAMETDILKKNKSVISGKTIELLKKSNGRKKTEKK